From Apium graveolens cultivar Ventura chromosome 9, ASM990537v1, whole genome shotgun sequence, the proteins below share one genomic window:
- the LOC141684038 gene encoding protein METABOLIC NETWORK MODULATOR 1, whose protein sequence is MSEAIQGNNSYVSAGLPIKRKRGRPRKDKSLYRVGSVRPRTHEKLHRLEKAVEPTAASVFKADHVDQVEDTSSGLVGQAVSGVVESVFDAGYLLAVKIGNSNVTLRGVVFKPGHYAPITAANDVAPRVQAIKRNEILLPNQNQSIVRHVNHLGNGSLPHPLPNNSVSTKDRYTSNVAAPLVPPVQAGGAVLPVLENEASAQDAHIAALKGKYVQPITPPSTYDPNKSAPGSAQSQIMSHVIPTDESSKDSPFDHGSLELQQGNEDKSVNMPLPAKAEFQGGLQSSKAQDFCNVPEQETSDMNEPLFVEPLRTVHTTYHNQSPFVPNLVGHNGIGRMTELLQAVQENMKDNPHHQEHLPAFPSAEYNEQKIPGTGQHDEVVGSQNHFQGPSV, encoded by the exons ATGAGTGAAGCTATCCAAGGCAACAACTCTTATGTATCAGCAGGTCTCCCTATTAAGCGAAAACGAGGACGCCCACGAAAAGATAAAAGCCTTTATCGCGTAGGGAGTGTTCGCCCGAGAACTCATGAAAAACTACATCGTTTGGAAAAAGCTGTGGAGCCAACCGCAGCTTCAGTGTTTAAAGCGGATCATGTTGATCAAGTTGAAGATACAAGCAGTGGCTTGGTCGGCCAAGCAGTATCAGGTGTTGTGGAGTCAGTATTTGATGCTGGTTATCTGCTTGCTGTTAAAATAGGCAATTCAAATGTCACTCTGAGAGGTGTTGTTTTCAAGCCAGGGCACTATGCTCCTATAACAGCAGCAAATGATGTGGCTCCGCGTGTTCAGGCGATTAAAAGAAATGAGATTCTTTTACCAAATCAAAATCAGAGTATTGTTCGTCATGTTAATCATTTAGGAAATGGATCATTGCCACATCCTCTGCCTAATAACTCGGTCTCCACAAAGGACAGATACACATCAAATGTAGCAGCTCCTTTAGTACCTCCAGTGCAAGCAGGAGGCGCTGTGCTTCCTGTTCTCGAAAATGAAGCTTCTGCACAAGATGCTCATATCGCAGCATTAAAAGGAAAATATGTGCAACCCATTACACCACCGTCTACTTATGATCCGAATAAATCAGCACCAGGCTCCGCACAATCCCAAATAATGTCCCATGTAATACCAACAGATGAAAGTAGCAAAGACAGTCCATTTGATCACGGGTCACTTGAGCTCCAACAGGGCAATGAAGATAAATCAGTGAACATGCCTTTGCCAGCTAAAGCAGAGTTTCAAGGTGGTCTGCAATCATCAAAAGCACAAGATTTCTGCAATGTCCCAGAACAAGAAACTAGTGACATGAATGAGCCTCTCTTTGTTGAACCCCTGCGTACTGTACATACCACCTATCATAACCAGTCTCCATTTGTTCCCAATCTTGTGGGACATAATGGCATTGGAAGAATGACTGAACTTTTACAG GCTGTTCAGGAAAATATGAAGGACAATCCGCATCACCAGGAACACCTTCCAGCATTTCCCAGCGCTGAATATAATGAACAAAAAATCCCAGGAACTGGTCAACACGATGAAGTAGTTGGGTCTCAAAACCATTTTCAAGGCCCAAGTGTGTGA